A genome region from Fusarium musae strain F31 chromosome 5, whole genome shotgun sequence includes the following:
- a CDS encoding hypothetical protein (antiSMASH:Cluster_5.1), with product MLYKSLVSLSLASVALAHGDHSHDQEPMSGPHQGLWYNTLPGDGGTQVNISTPMVANQINKVKADSVFSGISTFGRLPYQPCLKANSIKYDIAFIGAPFDTGTSYRPGARFGPSGIRQGSRRLNLYGGYNVPLATNPFNSWATVLDCGDIPVTSYDNQWALRQIEEGHYNILSRPPATDADKSGPALKSRTLPRVITLGGDHTITLPLLRSINRAYGPVTVIHFDSHLDTWKPKVFGGSPSEVAAINHGTYFYHAAMEGLLRNDTNIHAGIRTTLSGPSDYDNDGYCGFEIVEAREIDTIGTDGIIEKILKRVGTDRPVYLSIDIDTLDPAFAPATGTPETGGWSTRELRTIIRGLESLNLIAADIVEVAPAYDTNAEHTTMAAADVLYEVMSIMVKKGPLSRMVEGKKEEEL from the exons ATGTTGTACAAGTCCCTCGTCTCTCTAAGCCTTGCTTCTGTGGCTCTCGCCCATGGCGACCATAGCCATGACCAAGAGCCCATGTCAGGTCCTCACCAAGGTCTCTGGTACAACACCCTCCCCGGAGATGGCGGTACTCAGGTAAATATCTCAACTCCGATGGTAGCAAATCAAATTAATAAAGTCAAGGCCGACTCCGTCTTCTCCGGCATCAGCACCTTCGGCCGTCTTCCATATCAGCCATGCTTGAAGGCAAACAGCATCAAGTATGACATTGCTTTTATCGGTGCTCCCTTCGATACAGGTACTTCCTACAGGCCTGGTGCTCGCTTCGGACCTTCTGGTATCCGACAGGGCTCTCGACGACTCAACCTTTA TGGAGGTTACAATGTACCTCTGGCTACCAACCCTTTCAACAGCTGGGCCACAGTTCTCGACTGTGGTGATATCCCAGTCACCTC ATACGATAACCAGTGGGCACTTCGACAGATCGAGGAGGGTCACTACAACATCCTCTCTCGTCCACCAGCCACAGATGCAGACAAGTCTGGCCCAGCTCTGAAGAGCCGGACCCTTCCTAGAGTCATCACCCTTGGCGGTGACCATACCATtactctccctctccttcgCTCCATCAACCGTGCCTATGGCCCCGTGACAGTGATTCACTTCGATAGTCATCTGGACACCT GGAAGCCCAAGGTCTTTGGTGGCTCTCCATCAGAGGTCGCTGCTATCAACCACGGCACATACTTCTACCATGCAGCTATGGAAGGCCTTCTCCGCAATGATACCAACATCCATGCTGGTATCAGAACTACTCTGAGTGGTCCTAGCGACTACGATAACGATGGATACTGTGGCTTCGAGATCGTAGAGGCTCGAGAGATCGATACCATTGGTACCGATGGTATCATTGAGAAAATTCTCAAGCGCGTCGGCACCGATCGCCCTGTTTACCTTTCTATAGACATCGACACTCTTGATCCGGCTTTCGCCCCTGCTACCGGTACTCCTGAGACTGGAGGTTGGTCAACTCGAGAGCTTCGAACTATTATCCGAGGATTGGAAAGCTTGAACCTCATTGCTGCAGACATTGTCGAGGTTGCC CCTGCCTACGACACTAATGCTGAGCACACTACCATGGCAGCCGCTGATGTTCTATACGAGGTCATGTCTatcatggtcaagaaggGACCTCTCAGCCGCATGGTTGAGGgtaagaaagaagaagagctgtAA
- a CDS encoding hypothetical protein (EggNog:ENOG41~antiSMASH:Cluster_5.1~SMCOG1086:MATE efflux family protein): MSPQSQTRRPHFESFPDEETPLIQPIQDPSIEPKSHSPWLTETVILVKASVPVILAYMLQNSLQTISILMVGRLSPESLATAAFSYMFAMATAWLIALGGTTALDTLGSSTYTSSKNKHDLGILLQRGLFVLTGFYAVVAVIWCFSGYIFRALGQEDFICVQGPKFLQLLIPGGLGYVWFEAMKKFLQAQGIYRPGTYALLVTSPLNALLNYIFIYPLGFGLYGSPIATGISYWLSFFILVGYATFVKGGECWGGLEPRRALQHLGPFAKLAFLGVIHVGTEWWAFEIVALAAGRLGTIPLAAQSVVMTLDQIINTIPFGLGVAASSRLGNLLGLGDPMQARRCAHAAALLSVFFGTVILAILMSTKSVIGRLFNDDEDVISLVAHIMPYVALFQIADGLNGSCGGALRGMGRQWVGALVNCISYYGGALPAGIWLAFHGWGLSGLWVGQCVALFLRAADRIENGGMEIVH; encoded by the exons ATGTCCCCTCAGTCTCAAACTCGTCGCCCTCACTTCGAGTCCTTCCCAGACGAAGAGACTCCCCTCATCCAACCTATCCAAGACCCGTCAATCGAACCCAAGAGTCACTCACCATGGCTCACCGAAACTGTCATCCTCGTGAAAGCCTCTGTGCCAGTCATATTGGCCTACATGCTCCAAAACAGTCTTCAAACCATCTCTATTCTCATGGTTGGCCGTCTCTCCCCCGAATCTCTTGCGACCGCTGCGTTCTCCTACATGTTCGCCATGGCAACAGCCTGGCTCATTGCTCTTGGCGGGACAACTGCCCTCGATACCCTCGGCTCGAGTACCTATACAAGCTCCAAGAATAAACACGATCTGGGAATACTGCTGCAGAGAGGCTTGTTTGTCTTGACTGGCTTCTATGCAGTGGTTGCTGTCATCTGGTGCTTCTCAGGATACATTTTCCGGGCCCTTGGACAAGAGGACTTCATCTGTGTTCAGGGACCCAAGTTCTTGCAGTTGTTGATTCCTGGTGGCCTTGGTTACGTATGGTTtgaggcgatgaagaagttcCTTCAGGCCCAAGGCATTTACCGACCGGGTACCTATGCACTACTCGTCACTTCTCCCCTTAATGCTTTGCTCAACTACATCTTCATCTACCCTCTCGGCTTCGGTCTCTACGGATCACCCATAGCTACTGGTATCTCGTACTGGctatccttcttcatcttggtaGGCTATGCCACCTTCGTGAAGGGGGGCGAATGCTGGGGCGGACTTGAGCCACGAcgagctcttcaacatctcggTCCCTTTGCAAAGCTTGCTTTCCTCGGTGTCATTCACGTTGGTACAGAGTGGTGGGCCTTTGAGATTGTTGCTCTTGCAGCTGGCCGCCTTGGAACAATCCCTCTAGCTGCCCAGTCTGTTGTCATGACCTTGGATCAAATCATCAACACTATTCCTTTCGGTCTCGGAGTTGCTGCATCTTCTAGATTGGGCAATctcttgggcttgggagaTCCTATGCAGGCAAGACGCTGTGCCCACGCTGCAGCACTGCTATCTGTGTTCTTCGGGACTGTCATCCTTGCGATCCTCATGTCTACAAAGAGTGTCATCGGCCGCTTGTTcaacgacgatgaggacgtCATCTCACTTGTCGCTCATATCATGCCTTATGTCGCACTCTTTCAGATAGCAGATGGTCTAAATGGAAGCTGTGGAGGAGCGCTGCGAGGTATGGGCCGACAATGGGTTGGGGCACTTGTCAATTGTATTAGCTACTATGGAGGTGCTCTACCAGCGGGAATTTGGCTTGCATTCCACGGCTGGGGTCTTTCTGGACTTTGGGTTGGGCAATGTGTCGCACTGTTTCTG AGGGCCGCAGACAGAATTGAGAATGGTGGCATGGAGATTGTACACTGA
- a CDS encoding hypothetical protein (EggNog:ENOG41~SMCOG1038:phenylalanine-specific permease~antiSMASH:Cluster_5.1), with protein sequence MEAEKVNGGILEKGDITEGETTEQGSVINASGHTDQLTRQYGLVGLTGIAVTVNNAWVVLGSSISVSILSGGISGVIYGLIVAVIYYTFIGLSISEFASSCPSSGGVYHWATIAAGPKWGRVTGFYTGWINFYGWMFGLASLVQVAANAGVQCYATLTPGFSPSAWHVYVAYLIVIWLSAFVVIFSNRLVPYTQKLGLFLVVAGGLVTIIIVAVMPSKHASSDFVWNSFHENNLTGWNDGVAFMVGILNGAFTIGTLDAITHMAEETKNPKKDLPRAIFLYISIGGVYALAFAIVLGYAISDLSVLQGNSNTFPLAGIYHQATGSAAATFALLFIILISSLCCVIGTVLTNCRTYWTLARDQAVPFSNYFSRVSAKLGTPVESTLFVAIIASGIGAIPLGSSVGFSNLTGSFIIITTVSYAIPIVSNVLSGRKRFSPGPFHLKNLGYWINGLTILLIVVFDVFFCFRKYS encoded by the exons atggaggctgagaaggtcaACGGTGGTATCCTCGAGAAAGGAGACATCACTGAAGGAGAGACAACGGAACAAGGCTCCGTCATCAATGCGTCTGGCCATACAGATCAGCTTACTCGCCAGTATGGTCTCGTTGGGCTCACAGGCATTGCAGTGACAGTCAACAATGCCTGGGTTGTCCTTGGTTCTTCAATCTCAGTTTCTATCCTCAGCGGTGGCATTTCAGGTGTCATCTACGGCCTCATTGTGGCAGTGATCTACTATACTTTCATTGGTCTAAGTATATCAGAG tttgcttcatcatgcccCAGCTCTGGCGGTGTCTATCACTGGGCAACCATAGCTGCCGGACCAAAATGGGGTCGTGTCACAGGCTTCTATACAGGTTGGATCAACTTTTATGGCTGGATGTTCGGTCTAGCATCGCTGGTCCAAGTCGCCGCCAACGCAGGCGTCCAATGCTACGCCACTCTCACGCCCGGCTTCTCTCCATCAGCATGGCATGTCTATGTCGCGTACCTGATCGTCATTTGGCTCAGTGCCTTCGTCGTCATTTTCTCGAACCGACTTGTTCCATATACACAGAAGCTTGGTCTGTTCCTCGTTGTTGCAGGAGGTCTTGTGACTATCATTATCGTCGCTGTTATGCCCTCAAAGCATGCTTCTAGCGATTTCGTCTGGAACTCGTTCCATGAGAACAACCTAACTGGATGGAACGACGGTGTTGCTTTTATGGTTGGTATTCTCAATGGAGCTTTCACGATTGGAACTCTCGATGCGATCACCCATATGGCTGAAGAGACCAAGAACCCGAAGAAGGATCTTCCTCGAGCCATCTTTCTTTACATTTCCATCGGTGGTGTCTATGCATTGGCGTTTGCCATAGTCTTGGGATATGCCATCTCCGACCTCTCTGTTCTCCAAGGGAACTCGAACACCTTCCCACTGGCTGGTATCTACCATCAAGCCACTGGAAGCGCCGCCGCTACGTTCGCCCTACTATTCATCATTCTCATTTCATCTCTCTGCTGCGTTATCGGAACTGTCTTGACCAACTGTCGAACGTACTGGACCTTGGCTCGTGACCAAGCTGTGCCGTTCTCAAATTATTTCAGCAGAGTGAGTGCGAAGCTTGGTACCCCAGTTGAGTCGACTCTCTTCGTGGCAATCATTGCCTCGGGTATCGGTGCAATCCCACTGGGAAGTTCGGTTGGTTTCAGTAACTTGACTGgatctttcatcatcatcacaactgTGTCTTACGCTATCCCAATTGTGTCGAATGTCCTGAGCGGCCGCAAACGATTCTCGCCCGGTCCCTTCCACCTGAAGAACCTTGGGTACTGGATCAACGGACTGACTATACTACTTATTGTGGTCTTTGACGTGTTCTTCTGTTTCCGTAAGTATTCCTAA